A single Drechmeria coniospora strain ARSEF 6962 chromosome 03, whole genome shotgun sequence DNA region contains:
- a CDS encoding CORD and CS domain containing protein → MTAQKCVHQGCGKEFLASDEKCEYHPGPPIFHEGQKGWKCCKPRVLTFDEFMSIPPCTTGTHSTTDKPPPLEESRTVEDDAALVKKIEALTASATPPARAPIQPAQHAPTPPPPAPETDDDDAAMVIPDGAECRRRKCGQKYKKGSSREGEECLHHPGVPIFHEGSKGYSCCKRRVLEFDQFLKIEGCKTKERHLFIGSGARKEKPGSSGEEVLDSVRHDFYQTPTTVIASLFLKKIVKETAKVEYHAKKLVLDLRTSDEPAKRYSAEVPLYGSIDTEKSKHKVLGTKLELELVKADGSPWPVFRADDALTGEILQIGRAGQAQ, encoded by the exons ATGACGGCGCAGAAATGTGTCCATCAGGGCTGCGGGAAGGAGTTTCTCGCCAGCGACGAAAAGTGCGAGTACCATCCCGGGCCGCCCATATTTCACGAAGGACAAAAAG GATGGAAGTGCTGCAAGCCGCGAGTCCTCACGTTTGACGAGTTCATGTCCATTCCACCCTGCACAACCGGCACGCATTCGACAACCGACAAGCCTCCTCCGCTCGAGGAGTCGAggacggtcgaggacgacgcggcgCTGGTGAAGAAGATTGAGGCGCTCACGGCATCCGCCACGCCTCCGGCACGGGCTCCCATCCAGCCGGCGCAGCATGCGCCcacgcccccgcccccggcgccggagacggacgacgacgacgctgccatGGTGatccccgacggcgccgagtgCAGGAGGCGCAAGTGCGGACAAAAATACAAGAAAGGAAGCTCTCGGGAGGGCGAAGAGTGCCTGCACCACCCTGGCGTGCCCATCTTCCACGAGGGGAGCAAGGGGTACTCGTGCTGCAAGCGGCGGGTGCTGGAGTTTGACCAGTTCTTGAAGATCGAGGGCTGCAAGACGAAGGAGAGACATCTGTTCATCGGCAGCGGCGCTCGGAAGGAGAAGCCAGGCTCCTCGGGCGAGGAGGTTCTGGACTCGGTGAG ACACGACTTTTACCAAACGCCCACCACCGTCATCGCCTCCCTCTTCCTCAAGAAGATCGTCAAGGAGACTGCCAAGGTGGAGTATCACGCCAAGAAGCTGGTGCTCGACCTGAGGACGAGCGACGAGCCGGCGAAGCGGTactcggccgaggtgccTCTGTACGGATCGATCGACACGGAGAAATCGAAGCACAAGGTGCTCGGCACAAAGTTGGAGCTGGAGCTGGTCAAGGCGGACGGAAGCCCGTGGCCGGTGTTCCGGGCAGACGACGCCTTGACGGGCGAGATACTGCAGATTGGCCGGGCCGGGCAAGCACAATAG
- a CDS encoding glutaredoxin domain-containing protein has protein sequence MFASRRLLQACRITLFSRENCGLCTQAKAVLSDVWDKRPFVFKEVDLARPEFKSWKELYDFDIPVIHISMAASAEEQVDTVSQAVKLMHRFTAEQVEERMDQVEEK, from the exons ATGTTTGCGTCACGACGCCTCCTTCAGGCTTGCAGAATCACCTTGTTTAGCAGAGAAAATTGCGGACTCTGCACGCAGGCAAAGGCCGTCCTGTCGGATGTCTGGGACAAGCGGCCGTTTGTCTTCAAGGAGGTGGATCTGGCACGGCCCGAATTCAAGTCTTGGAAAGAGTTGTATGACTTTGACATCCCCGTG ATTCACATCAGCATGGCAGCATCTGCCGAGGAGCAAGTTGACACCGTCAGCCAGGCTGTCAAGCTCATGCATCGGTTCACGGCCGAGCAGGTGGAGGAAAGGATGGACCAGGTGGAAGAAAAATAG
- a CDS encoding DUF962 domain-containing protein — protein MKSGREALLADRLVCPQYGAYHHNSVNVAIHMVCVPMILVSAFCMATYTGTLIQLPPWLTVPYLDLNLGTIAAVLYAGLYVLLEPVAGFVLAAFCVGSTAFVNHMRLEDPKATFQAALVVHVASWIAQFIGHGAFEGRAPALLDNLVQALFLAPMFVWLEVLFKLGYRKELQSRVEKQVQVEIAKFQQEKKNGKAH, from the exons ATGAAAAGCGGAAGGGAGGCACTCCTCGCTGACCGTCTCGTCTGTCCCCAGTATGGCGCCTACCATCACAACTCGGTCAACGTTGCCATTCACATGGTCTGCGTACCGATGATTCTGGTTTCTGCCTTTTGCATG GCCACCTATACCGGCACGCTGATCCAACTGCCCCCCTGGCTCACCGTTCCCTATCTCGACCTCAACCTAggcaccatcgccgccgtgctctATGCAGGACTCTACGTGCTACTAGAGCCGGTCGCTGGCTTCGTTCTTGCTGCCTTCTGCGTCGGTAGCACCGCCTTTGTCAACCATATGCGCCTCGAGGATCCCAAGGCAACCTTCCAGGCCGCTCTCGTGGTCCATGTGGCCTCTTGGATTGCCCAGTTCATCGGCCACGGTGCCTTTGAGGGCCGTGCGCCAGCACTGCTGGACAACCTCGTTCAGGCTCTTTTCCTCGCCCCCATGTTTGTCTGGCTTGAGGTGCTCTTCAAGCTCGGCTACCGCAAGGAGCTCCAGAGCCGTGTCGAAAAGCAGGTTCAAGTCGAAATTGCAAAGTTCCAGCAGGAGAAGAAAAATGGAAAGGCGCACTAA
- a CDS encoding NPL4 family protein, which yields MLLRLRGPDGMVRLTVEPTSSFGELGQQLLPQLPSTVDPSTVTLSNAPTGGDAKKLTDIPSFKVAQIGLKHGDIIFINYQHISSAHGAANGDASAVATSARLNGKPVLPTEDGPIDPKPERITTISKPWEVVRQSALDNRLDRLDGKIPRQRDRMCRHGSKGMCDNCQPMDPFDPAYLADKGIKYPSFHSYLRKINASTNKPELGGSYIPPLVEPYYRVRRDCPTGHPPWPEGVCSKCQPSAITLNPQPFRMVDHVEFASPAIIDNFIDAWRKTGCQRIGFLYGKYTEYLEVPLGVKTVVEAIYEPPQNNEPDGLTMNPWENQREVVEVAQLCDLEPVGVIWTDLLDAGQSDGRVICKRHADSYFLSSLEICFSSRLQAQHPKASKWSDTGRFGSNFVTCVISGNEQGEIAISSYQMSNDAVEMVRANIVEPSADPTVMLVRDEEEDDGSISRTRYIPEVFYRKVNEYGANVQENAKPSFPVEYLFVTLTHGFPASPRPAFTQTDFPIENREFLGEVQEHSSLAKTLKAGSAMKPSDNLQEVSNFHLLCYLVKLGILSKDEFALLCRVASQHDLADSFQLRSTEGWQTLQAILQSTGERIPKRSREHVDDFASSEKPPTSETGEPLAKRFAAFRLNDTHQLDRKLLE from the exons ATGCTTCTGCGCCTTCGCGGGCCCGATGGCATGGTCCGCTTGACCGTTGAGCCGACATCGAGCTTTGGTGAGCTGGGTCAGCAA CTGCTACCTCAGCTCCCGAGTACCGTTGATCCGAGCACTGTCACCTTGTCGAATGCTCCGACCGGGGGAGACGCAAAGAAGCTGACGGACATCCCCAGCTTCAAGGTCGCTCAGATCGGGCTCAA GCACGGCGATATCATCTTCATCAACTATCAGCATATATCTTCCGCTCATGGAGCCGCCAACGGTGATgcttccgccgtcgccacctcgGCACGCCTTAATGGCAAACCCGTCCTCCCCACCGAGGACGGCCCGATCGATCCTAAACCCGAAAGAATAACAACGATCTCAAAGCCATGGGAAGTCGTCAGACAGTCTGCCCTCGACAACCGGCTAGATAGACTTGATGGAAAGATCCCACGCCAGCGTGACAGGATGTGCCGCCACGGCTCCAAAGGAATGTGCGACAACTGTCAGCCCATGGATCCTTTCGACCCGGCATacctcgccgacaagggcATCAAATATCCCTCGTTTCACTCGTACCTTCGAAAGATTAACGCTTCGACTAACAAACCTGAGCTGGGGGGCTCCTACATCCCCCCGTTGGTTGAGCCGTACTATCGAGTGAGACGGGACTGTCCGACGGGTCACCCGCCGTGGCCCGAAGGTGTCTGCTCCAAATGCCAGCCAAGCGCCATTACGCTGAATCCGCAACCTTTTCGCATGGTCGACCACGTCGAGTTTGCATCGCCTGCCATCATAGACAACTTCATAGACGCCTGGCGCAAGACTGGGTGCCAACGAATAGGGTTTCTGTATGGCAAGTACACCGAGTACCTGGAAGTCCCTCTCGGCGTAAAAACTGTCGTTGAAGCCATCTACGAGCCACCACAGAACAACGAGCCTGACGGCCTTACCATGAATCCGTGGGAAAACCAGAGGGAGGTTGTCGAGGTGGCCCAGCTGTGCGACTTGGAGCCCGTTGGTGTCATCTGGACAGATCTGCTGGATGCTGGTCAGAGCGATGGCCGGGTCATCTGCAAGCGTCACGCTGATTCCTACTTTCTATCCTCGCTTGAAATATgcttctcgtcgaggctTCAGGCTCAGCATCCGAAAGCTTCAAAGTGGAGCGACACTGGTCGATTCGGCTCCAACTTTGTCACTTGCGTCATCTCGGGCAACGAGCAAGGCGAAATCGCAATATCGTCGTACCAGATGTCCAACGATGCGGTCGAGATGGTACGGGCAAACATCGTCGAGCCCTCTGCGGACCCGACTGTCATGCTCGTTCgagacgaagaggaggacgacggctcTATCAGTCGGACAAGATACATTCCCGAAGTCTTCTACCGCAAGGTGAACGAGTATGGCGCCAACGTCCAGGAGAATGCCAAGCCCTCATTTCCAGTCGAGTACCTCTTCGTCACCTTGACGCACGGCTTCCCAGcttcacctcggccggcgttCACCCAGACAGACTTCCCCATCGAGAACCGCGAGTTCCTAGGCGAGGTTCAGGAGCACTCATCGCTGGCCAAGACGCTCAAAGCCGGCTCCGCCATGAAACCCAGCGACAACCTTCAGGAAGTCTCCAACTTTCATCTGCTATGCTACCTTGTCAAGCTTGGTATTCTCTCCAAG GACGAGTTCGCGCTCCTATGTCGCGTAGCGAGCCAGCATGATCTCGCCGACTCGTTCCAACTTCGTTCCACAGAGGGTTGGCAGACACTGCAGGCCATTCTCCAATCGACCGGTGAGCGCATCCCCAAACGTTCTCGGGAACATGTCGACGATTTCGCGTCGTCGGAAAAACCCCCCACGTCAGAGACCGGCGAGCCTCTTGCTAAGCGATTTGCCGCCTTCAGGCTGAACGACACTCACCAGCTGGACCGGAAGCTTCTTGAGTAA
- a CDS encoding beta-xylosidase, which yields MTMMGRHQQQQQQQQPPSAAPNGGSNIANMANITTTRLHHLARCNPQLAHKLRQMALPLSPLVQLTTGAVHAHFPRNVLQFWLLTDDQLESLAVFYHQRTPCSWTTQYPCPIAWRSDLPLEEKRRRMGRFIGLRGCDDAGSPADVAAIMGGLRSEDEIAEDTRLAAAAADDEVWRRKLNPW from the coding sequence ATGACCATGATGGGTCGCCAtcaacaacaacagcagcagcagcaaccgccgtcggcggctcccaacggcggcagcaacatAGCCAACATGGCCAacatcaccaccacccgcCTTCACCACCTAGCCCGCTGCAATCCCCAGCTGGCTCACAAGCTCCGACAGATGGCCCTACCCCTCTCCCCGCTCGTCCAGCTCACGACGGGTGCCGTCCACGCCCACTTCCCCCGGAACGTGCTGCAGTTCTGGCTCCTCACCGACGACCAGCTCGAgagcctcgccgtcttctACCACCAGCGCACGCCCTGTTCCTGGACCACGCAGTATCCCTGTCCCATCGCCTGGCGCTCCGACCTGCcgctcgaggagaagcgCCGGCGCATGGGCAGGTTCATCGGCCTGCGGGgctgcgacgacgccggctcgcccgccgacgtcgccgccatcatgggCGGCTTGCggtccgaggacgagattGCCGAGGACACGaggctggccgccgccgccgccgacgacgaagtcTGGCGCCGAAAGCTGAACCCCTGGTAG
- a CDS encoding origin recognition complex subunit, whose amino-acid sequence MHIMSDGIENRDALTQEDHQVAYVFDLEDEDVAQQERPTKRRKISKQTKRKSDATEIAPLFVPLLNGTEKLECARLRQRLFAESWAVVDERIQGILRDANSATLDQVSSFVAAAKSTCMDQIPAAFIITGPNIASQDLLFEQLSETLQRLSASRIVRLRSSEAMTLKAALKRTIRDATASKDVAVDVVDDEDEGVRVDSGLEVRKLPAQMSPLTDPPQGRRYLDYDLEALEASLGTQACEHVFVAFQDSEGFDSGLISDLIALFHSWRPRIPFTLLFGIATSVELLQARLLKSACRLLYGGQFDCVQTGTILETVFRGAVAACDVPLRLGAPLLRSMLDRQHDHIAGIQAFISSLKYAYMCHFYANPLSLTIYPDAWKGDLVQPQLIESLRNVPSFRSHVEAAVELGDESSLAHAKSLIEDDDYLLAKVRDGGKERQRWFGSALRFLLILEAAGAQHGAFSRAYVSVMAKGVQISEQSEIVGCIRRMGAEELAAFIARVASLLREGEASLHLDASEEEGDIELQAALESRLVGLEKLRATAEREGFALRSKYNGQSKVMRTTVIAQRVQLSQDSAALRDEDKKLTEIVDEVTEMLATHFSRPHASDVLFSESWLYDSRTVGREVFVPRPRAVFERCLGRPHDYLACTCCKADEGGLQPTLPATSILYQLYLETGSLINASDLWSAFHALVSGRKADDDGEDGDEGRTLVAFYRGLAELRALGFVRASRKKVDHMAKVRWL is encoded by the exons ATGCATATCATGAGTGATGGGATCGAAAACCGAGATGCGCTTACGCAAGAGGATCATCAG GTCGCCTACGTTttcgacctcgaggacgaggatgtgGCTCAGCAAGAACGGCCGACCAAGCGGCGGAAGATATCGAAGCAGACGAAGAGAAAGTCCGATGCAACCGAAATAGCCCCGTTGTTTGTGCCACTTCTCAACGGCACGGAGAAGTTGGAGTGTGCGCGTCTGCGGCAGCGGCTCTTCGCCGAAAGTTGGGCCGTCGTAGACGAGCGCATACAG GGAATACTGCGAGATGCCAACTCGGCCACGCTGGATCAGGTTTCAAGCTTTGTGGCTGCCGCAAAGTCAACGTG CATGGATCAAATTCCAGCCGCCTTTATCATCACCGGACCAAATATTGCGTCCCAGGACCTGCTATTTGAACAGCTGTCAGAGACGCTGCAGCGTTTGTCTGCCAGTAGGATCGTGCGCCTTCGATCCTCGGAGGCCATGACGTTGAAAGCAGCTCTTAAACGGACGATTCGAGATGCCACGGCTTCCAAAGATGTGGCTGTGGATGTGGTTGACGATGAAGATGAGGGCGTGAGAGTTGATTCTGGCCTTGAGGTCCGTAAGCTCCCCGCACAAATGAGCCCTTTGACTGACCCGCCGCAGGGTCGGCGGTATCTCGACTATGACCTTGAAGCGCTCGAGGCGTCTCTCGGGACACAAGCGTGTGAACACGTATTTGTCGCCTTTCAAGATAGCGAAGGATTCGATAGCGGGCTCATTTCTGACCTCATTGCTCTTTTCCA CTCATGGCGTCCTCGCATCCCTTTCACGCTGCTCTTTGGCATCGCCACCTCGGTGGAGCTTCTTCAGGCCCGTCTGCTCAAATCAGCCTGCCGCCTACTCTACGGCGGTCAGTTCGATTGCGTTCAGACGGGAACGATCTTGGAAACGGTCTTCAgaggcgccgtcgccgcctgcgacGTGCCACTGCGGCTGGGAGCGCCGCTGCTCCGGAGCATGCTGGATCGGCAGCATGACCACATCGCCGGCATCCAGGCCTTCATCAGCTCACTCAAA TACGCGTACATGTGCCATTTTTACGCCAATCCGTTGAGCCTGACCATTTACCCTGATGCGTGGAAAGGAGACCTTGTTCAGCCGCAGCTCATCGAATCGCTTCGAAACGTGCCCTCATTCCGAAGTCACgtggaggcggccgtcgagctcggtgaCGAGAGCTCCCTCGCTCACGCAAAGTCGCTCATTGAAGACGACGACTACCTTCTCGCCAAAGTGCGAGACGGTGGGAAAGAACGACAACGGTGGTTTGGAAGCGCTTTGAGGTTTCTACTTAttctcgaggccgccggcgcgcaGCATGGCGCGTTCTCGAGGGCCTATGTCAGTGTCATGGCGAAGGGTGTCCAGATATCGGAGCAGTCCGAAATCGTCGGCTGCATCCGGCGGATGGgtgccgaggagctcgcaGCTTTCATAGCACGCGTCGCGAGCCTGCTGAGGGAAGGCGAGGCGAGCCTCCATCTTGACGCGTccgaggaagaaggcgacATCGAGCTCCAGGCCGCTCTCGAATCACGGCTCGTTGGGCTCGAGAAACTCagagcgacggcggagagGGAAGGTTTCGCTCTgaggagcaagtacaacggGCAGAGCAAGGTGATGCGCACGACGGTCATCGCCCAGCGGGTCCAGCTGAGCCAGGACTCGGCCGCCCTgcgcgacgaggacaagaAGTTGACGGAGATTGTGGACGAAGTGACGGAGATGCTCGCGACGCACTTTTCACGGCCGCACGCCAGCGACGTGCTTTTCTCCGAGTCCTGGCTCTACGACTCCAGGACGGTGGGGCGCGAAGTCTTTGTGCCCCGACCAAGGGCCGTCTTCGAGCgctgcctcggccggccgcaCGACTACCTGGCCTGCACATGCTGCAAGGCGGACGAGGGTGGCCTCCAGCCGACGCTTCCGGCGACGTCGATCCTCTACCAGCTGTACCTCGAGACAGGGAGCCTGATCAACGCGTCGGACCTGTGGTCGGCATTCCACGCGCTCGTGAGCGGCCGcaaagccgacgacgatggggaggacggcgacgagggcaggaCGCTCGTCGCCTTCTACCGCGGCCTTGCCGAGCTCCGGGCGCTGGGATTTGTCAGGGCGAGCCGGAAGAAGGTTGACCACATGGCCAAGGTGAGGTGGCTctga